Within the Solwaraspora sp. WMMA2056 genome, the region GTGGACGACGATCCCAGGCCGGGACGATTCGTACTGACCGGCTCATCGCAAGCCGACCTCACGACGTCGGGCTGGCCTGCTACCGGCCGGATCGTCCGCCTGACGATGTATCCACTCGTTGGCCGGGAACGCCATGGCGATCCGGCCTCGACATCGCTGGTCGACCGGATCCTGGGCGACGGTGCCGACGCCCTCGGCAACCCGACCTCCCACTGGGACCTGCACGACTACGTGGACGAAGCGCTGACGAGCGGCTGGCCCGAGGCGTTGCGGGTGTCAGGCGATCGCGCGCGAGACCGATGGCTGACCGGCTACGTCGACCACCTCGTCACCCGGGAAGCACCCGCGCTCGGCGTAGCGCGCGATCCCGGTCGCATGCGGAGATACCTGCACGTCATCGCCGCCAATACCGGTGGCGTTCCGACTCACAAGCTGCTCTACGACGCGGCCGGCATCGACCGGAACACCGCCGTCAACTACGACAACCTGCTCGACAGTCTGATGATCACTCAACGAGTACCGGCCTGGGCCGGCAACTTCATGGACCGTGCAGTACGCCTGCCCAAGCGTTACCTCATCGACCCGGGACTGCTCGGCCCGCTCCTACGGGTCGATCACCGCCGCACTCTTCGCGACAATGACCTGCTGGGCCGGATCCTGGACACCCTGGTAGCCGCGCAGCTACGGGCCGAGTGCGCCATCAGCGTCGTCGGCGCCGACATGTACCACCTACGCGACGCCAACGGCCGCCACGAGATCGACCTGCTCATCGAGGCACGCGACGGCCAGGTCATCGCGATCGAGATCAAGGCGTCGGCGGCCCCCTCCCACGCAGACGCCCGCCACCTGGAGTGGCTACGCGACCGGCTCGGCGCAAGGCTCACCATGGGGCTTCTCGTTCACACCGGCCCTCGGGTCTTCGCGCTGAGCGAACGGATCCTCGCCGTCCCGATCGCCAGTCTCTGGTCGAGCTGAACCCAGCACACAGCCTTGAGCTGAGGACGCTCCGGACCGCCCTGACAAGGATGCAGGGCTACCCGTAGCGAGCCCGGCCAGGGCTGACCCACGAATCCCCGGCGCGGAGCCCGGTCGCCGTACGACAGGGCGGCCACGACAGCGGCCGTGGCCTGCATCTCTGCGACCCCTACCCCCGTTGGGTATCGCGTGAGGTGGGGCGGGCGGGGCTCGAACCCGCGACCGAGGGATTATGAGTCCCCTGCTCTGACCGGCTGAGCTACCGCCCCGGCGGGGTGAATCCTATCCGGTGCCCGCGCTGTCGGGCGTACCCGCATCGGTAGCGTCCGCGGGCGCGACTGGCGCGCCGCGGACGCGGCGAATGACGGAGTACGGGTGGTCCGTCGCCGACGGACCACCCGTACCTGCCGGAGCCGATCGTTCGTCCCCGGCGCGCCACCCCGGGTCAGCTCTTCAGGAAGGTGAGCAGATCCTGGTTGACCTGGTCCTGATGGGTGGCGGTGATGCCGTGCGGGGCACCCGGGTAGTACGCCTCCTGCGCACCCGGCACCATCTGTGCGGTCTTCATCGACGCGTTGCGGATCGGCACGATCTGGTCGTCGTCGCCCTGGATGACCAGTGTGGGAATGTCGAAGGCGGCCAGATCGTCACGGAAGTCCGTTTCCGAGAAGGCCGAGACGCACTGGTACACGTTCCACAGGCCGGCCTGCATGCTCCAGGCCCAGAACTGGTCCAGCACGCCCTTGGAGACCGTCGCCCCGGGCCGGTTGGCGCCGAAGAACTTCAACGCCAGGTCCTGGTAGAACTGCGAACGGTCGGCGGCCAGCGTGGCCCGCATCTCGTCGAACACCGCCAGCGGCAGCCCGTCGGGGTTGTCCGGCGTCTGCACCATGATCGGCGGTACGGCGGAGATCAGCACGGCCTTGGAGACCCGGTCGGTTCCGTAGCGGCCGATGTAGCGCGCGACCTCACCGCCGCCGGTGGAGTGGCCCACCAGGGTCGCGTCGGTGATGCTGAGTGCCTCGATGAGGGTGGCCAGGTCGTCGGCGTACGTGTTCATCTCGTTGCCGTCCGGCGACTGGCTGGACCGGCCGTGGCCGCGCCGGTCGTGGGCGACGACCCGGAACCCCTGTTGGGCGAGGAAAAGCAGCTGTCCGTCCCAGGCGTCGGCGTTCAGCGGCCACCCGTGGGAGAAGACGACTGCCGGGCCGGAGCCCCAGTCCTTGTAGTAGAGCTGGGTGCCGTCGGACATGGTGAGGTATCCCATGGCGTCACTCCTGACTCTCGGTGCGCTCGGCGTCCCATCGGCGTCCCGGCCGCGTTGCCGGTGGCGGTGGGCGGAGCATCCGTCGGACAGGAACTAGAGTCTCCGCTGCGGGAGCCAGATAACCGGCGTGGATGGGCGGATCCGGGGAACCGGCCGCCGGTGGGCGCGAAACATTTCCGGGGTCAGCGCCGGGACAGCAGTGAGGTGACCCGCATCCGTTCGCTGTGAATCCAGACGTCGGAGTACTCGATCGGCCGTCCGTCGTCAAGGTAGGTGATCTGCTCCAGGTAGAGCAGCGGAAACCCGTCGGGTACGCCGAGCGCAACGGCGACGTCACCGGCCGCGGCGGTCGCCGTGAAGGTACGCCGACCAGTGCTGATCTTCAACCGGTACTCGTTCTCCAGTAGCCCGAACAGCGACTGGTCGGCGAGATCGGCGTGTTCGATGCCGGGTGCCAGATCGAGTCGTACGTAGTTGACCAGCCAGGCGACCGGCCCGTCAGTGCTGGCCCGGAGCCGTTCCAGCCGCAGCACCGACTGCCCGGGGCGCAGGTCGAGCAGTGCGGCGACCGGCGACGGAGCGGCCATCACCTGGTGCGAGCGGACCTGGGTGGAGACGGTGACCCCCTGCCGGGCGAAGTCCTCGGACAGGGTGGTGAGTTTCTGCGCGATCGACGGTTCGATCGCGGTGGAGGTGACGTAGGTGCCGCGCCCCCGTACCTGCACCAGCAGCCCGTCGCGGATCAGCGTGGCGAGGGCACGGCGCAGGGTGCCACGGGAGATGCCGAGGTCGACGGCCAGCTCCGGTTCGCTGCGCAGCCGGTAGTGCGGCGGCCACTCGCCGGACACGATCCGGGCGCGGATCTGCTCCGACACCTGGGCGTGCAGCGGTGCCGGGGCGTCGCGGTCGAGCCGCTCCGCCGGTGCGGCGGTGCTGAACTGGTCGGACATGGCGCCTCATCGTCATGATGCCATCCTGTGCGGACACCGGTCAGGTGTCCGCACAGGACAGAGGATCGGCGGGTCAGTAACTGGTCGTCGCGGCGGTGGTCTGGTCAGTGACGATAGCCACCCCGGCGCTGGTGCCCAACAGCACCGCCCCGGCGTCGAGCAGCGCCACGGCCTGAGGGTAGGACTTGATCCCGCCGGACGCCTTGACCAGTACGCCCTG harbors:
- a CDS encoding DUF4143 domain-containing protein, whose amino-acid sequence is MSAYVPRLLDSELREVVASHPAALVVGPRACGKTTTTRRHTASVLRLDVPAQAAVVAADPDAAIRGLDEPILIDEWQLVPQVLGAVKRAVDDDPRPGRFVLTGSSQADLTTSGWPATGRIVRLTMYPLVGRERHGDPASTSLVDRILGDGADALGNPTSHWDLHDYVDEALTSGWPEALRVSGDRARDRWLTGYVDHLVTREAPALGVARDPGRMRRYLHVIAANTGGVPTHKLLYDAAGIDRNTAVNYDNLLDSLMITQRVPAWAGNFMDRAVRLPKRYLIDPGLLGPLLRVDHRRTLRDNDLLGRILDTLVAAQLRAECAISVVGADMYHLRDANGRHEIDLLIEARDGQVIAIEIKASAAPSHADARHLEWLRDRLGARLTMGLLVHTGPRVFALSERILAVPIASLWSS
- a CDS encoding alpha/beta hydrolase — its product is MGYLTMSDGTQLYYKDWGSGPAVVFSHGWPLNADAWDGQLLFLAQQGFRVVAHDRRGHGRSSQSPDGNEMNTYADDLATLIEALSITDATLVGHSTGGGEVARYIGRYGTDRVSKAVLISAVPPIMVQTPDNPDGLPLAVFDEMRATLAADRSQFYQDLALKFFGANRPGATVSKGVLDQFWAWSMQAGLWNVYQCVSAFSETDFRDDLAAFDIPTLVIQGDDDQIVPIRNASMKTAQMVPGAQEAYYPGAPHGITATHQDQVNQDLLTFLKS
- a CDS encoding GntR family transcriptional regulator; the protein is MSDQFSTAAPAERLDRDAPAPLHAQVSEQIRARIVSGEWPPHYRLRSEPELAVDLGISRGTLRRALATLIRDGLLVQVRGRGTYVTSTAIEPSIAQKLTTLSEDFARQGVTVSTQVRSHQVMAAPSPVAALLDLRPGQSVLRLERLRASTDGPVAWLVNYVRLDLAPGIEHADLADQSLFGLLENEYRLKISTGRRTFTATAAAGDVAVALGVPDGFPLLYLEQITYLDDGRPIEYSDVWIHSERMRVTSLLSRR